A genomic region of Phragmites australis chromosome 2, lpPhrAust1.1, whole genome shotgun sequence contains the following coding sequences:
- the LOC133908497 gene encoding uncharacterized protein LOC133908497 produces MAAGGGSSDDVPIFHAENLISNVKSINYSRTFLSIISGVVDGIWGFTGLMGYVFYFLMMMVASIGLLVKAKFSVHTYFDSWNRIIIEGVLGGIMSFVLFSTFSYDTVHIF; encoded by the exons atggcggcgggcggcgggtCCTCCGACGACGTCCCGATCTTCCACGCGGAGAACCTCATCAGCAACGTCAAATCCATCAACTACAG CCGGACATTCTTGTCAATCATTAGTGGAGTTGTTGATGGAATCTGGGGGTTTACAGGATTGATGGGATATGTGTTCTACTTTCTTATGATGATGGTTGCATCTATCGGGCTTTTGGTGAAGGCCAAATTTTCTGTTCATACCTACTTTGACAGTTGGAACAGGATTATAATTGAAGGAGTTCTTGGGGGCATTATG TCCTTCGTGCTATTTTCGAC ATTTTCCTACGATACTGTCCACATCTTCTGA
- the LOC133908496 gene encoding uncharacterized protein LOC133908496: MVREEQLDLVLVPLGLAAAAGYHLWLLYTILRHPTRTVIGLNALARKRWVTAMMANTEKNGVLAVQTLRNNIMASTVLATTAITLVSVISVFIGVTSPASSSSSKAPRLVYGSKDGEVFAAKYLAVSLCFMLAFVCNVQAIRLYAHASFLLGGLPPGQAGDREREEFAAYVARTVNRGSHAWSLGLRAFYASLALFLWTFGPIPMLVCSVLMCGLLYFLDTTSDHAHATGAGAHSNGKQGDDEKDSTV, encoded by the exons ATGGTCCGGGAGGAGCAGCTGGACCTGGTGCTCGTGCCCCTGggcctggcggcggcggccggctaCCACCTATGGCTCCTCTACACCATCCTCCGCCACCCAACCCGCACCGTCATCGGCCTCAACGCCCTCGCACGCAAGCGCTGGGTCACCGCCATGATGGCC AACACGGAGAAGAACGGCGTTCTGGCCGTGCAGACGCTGCGGAACAACATCATGGCGTCGACGGTTCTGGCCACCACGGCCATCACGCTTGTCTCCGTCATCAGCGTCTTCATCGGCGTCACATCTCcagcctcctcgtcgtcgtccaaGGCGCCCCGGCTGGTGTACGGGAGCAAGGACGGGGAGGTGTTCGCGGCCAAGTACCTGGCCGTGTCGCTCTGCTTCATGCTCGCCTTCGTCTGCAACGTGCAGGCCATCCGCTTGTACGCGCACGCCAGCTTCCTCCTCGGCGGCCTGCCTCCCGGCCAAGCCGGCGACAGGGAGCGGGAGGAGTTCGCGGCGTACGTGGCGCGTACGGTGAACCGGGGCAGCCACGCGTGGTCGCTTGGCCTCCGCGCCTTCTACGCCTCGCTCGCGCTCTTCCTCTGGACGTTCGGGCCCATACCGATGCTGGTGTGCAGCGTGCTCATGTGCGGCTTGCTCTACTTCCTCGACACCACCAGCGACCACGCGCACGCCACCGGCGCGGGGGCGCACAGCAACGGCAAGCAGGGTGACGACGAGAAGGATAGCACCGTCTGA
- the LOC133908495 gene encoding protein DETOXIFICATION 12-like isoform X2, with protein sequence MASALETLCGQAYGAKQYHKLGVYTYRAVVTLLVVCIPLSLLWVFMDKILVLIGQDPLISQGAGRYMVWLIPGLFANAVIQPITKFLQTQSLTFALLLSSVATLAIHIPLCYVMVFKTGLGYTGAALSISISYWLNVCMLVAYIALSSSCKETRTPPTIEAFKGVDVFLRLALPSALMICLEWWSFELLILMSGLLPNPELQTSVLSICLTSITALYTIPFGLGAAGSTRVANELGSGNPVGARSAVRVVMSMAVMDAVIVSGSLLASRHLVGRAYSSEEEVISFVASMVPWVCITVVTDALQGVLSGIARGCGWQHLGAYVNLGSFYLLGIPMAILLGFVLRMGGRGLWMGVVCGSLTQTALMSAITFFTDWPKMAEKARERVFNEKPPESACLLE encoded by the exons ATGGCAAGTGCATTGGAGACTCTATGTGGCCAAGCTTATGGGGCAAAACAATACCATAAACTAGGGGTATACACTTACAGAGCAGTAGTCACCCTCCTAGTGGTCTGCATCCCACTCTCACTTCTCTGGGTGTTCATGGACAAAATCCTGGTCCTCATAGGGCAGGACCCCCTGATTTCCCAGGGAGCCGGGAGGTACATGGTCTGGCTGATACCGGGTCTCTTTGCGAACGCGGTGATCCAGCCAATCACCAAGTTCCTGCAGACCCAGAGCCTGACATTCGCCCTGCTGCTGTCATCCGTCGCAACTCTGGCAATCCACATCCCTCTGTGCTATGTGATGGTGTTCAAGACTGGACTTGGATATACCGGAGCTGCATTGTCGATAAGCATATCTTACTGGCTGAATGTGTGTATGCTAGTGGCATACATCGCATTATCGAGTTCTTGTAAGGAAACACGCACGCCTCCTACAATCGAGGCCTTCAAGGGGGTGGATGTGTTCCTTCGTCTAGCTTTGCCCTCTGCACTGATGATATG TCTTGAATGGTGGTCATTTGAGCTCCTAATTCTCATGTCAGGGCTTCTACCTAACCCAGAGCTTCAAACCTCAGTGCTTTCAATCTG tctAACAAGTATAACAGCATTATACACTATACCTTTTGGACTCGGAGCTGCTGGAAG CACACGAGTGGCAAATGAACTGGGATCTGGGAACCCCGTAGGAGCTCGATCAGCGGTCCGCGTTGTGATGTCCATGGCGGTGATGGATGCGGTTATCGTGAGCGGAAGTCTTTTGGCGTCACGGCACCTCGTGGGCCGTGCGTACAGCAGCGAGGAGGAGGTCATCTCTTTCGTCGCAAGCATGGTTCCTTGGGTTTGCATCACTGTGGTCACTGATGCTCTACAAGGAGTCCTGTCAG GCATTGCACGAGGATGCGGATGGCAGCACCTGGGCGCGTACGTGAACCTCGGCTCGTTCTACCTGCTCGGGATCCCAATGGcgatcctcctcggcttcgTGCTACGCATGGGAGGGAGAGGGCTCTGGATGGGCGTCGTCTGCGGCTCCCTAACGCAGACCGCGCTCATGTCCGCCATCACGTTTTTCACCGACTGGCCGAAGATG GCAGAGAAGGCTAGAGAGAGGGTGTTCAACGAGAAGCCACCGGAGTCGGCATGTCTTCTGGAATAG
- the LOC133908495 gene encoding protein DETOXIFICATION 12-like isoform X1, whose product MAAAREEAAVPLLLPRSPRSQQAGEDKQKGPSSWWRHFAREAERVGYLALPMVGVTLSQYGVQLSSNMMVGHLPGVLPLSSAAIATSLANVSGFSLLIGMASALETLCGQAYGAKQYHKLGVYTYRAVVTLLVVCIPLSLLWVFMDKILVLIGQDPLISQGAGRYMVWLIPGLFANAVIQPITKFLQTQSLTFALLLSSVATLAIHIPLCYVMVFKTGLGYTGAALSISISYWLNVCMLVAYIALSSSCKETRTPPTIEAFKGVDVFLRLALPSALMICLEWWSFELLILMSGLLPNPELQTSVLSICLTSITALYTIPFGLGAAGSTRVANELGSGNPVGARSAVRVVMSMAVMDAVIVSGSLLASRHLVGRAYSSEEEVISFVASMVPWVCITVVTDALQGVLSGIARGCGWQHLGAYVNLGSFYLLGIPMAILLGFVLRMGGRGLWMGVVCGSLTQTALMSAITFFTDWPKMAEKARERVFNEKPPESACLLE is encoded by the exons ATGGCCGCCGCTAGGGAGGAGGCCGCGGTGCCGCTGCTCCTGCCGCGGTCTCCCCGCTCGCAGCAGGCGGGGGAGGACAAGCAGAAGGGGCCGTCGTCGTGGTGGAGGCATTTCGCCCGCGAGGCCGAGCGGGTGGGCTACCTGGCGCTGCCGATGGTGGGGGTGACCCTGTCGCAGTACGGCGTGCAGTTGTCCTCCAACATGATGGTGGGGCACCTCCCGGGGGTCCTCCCGCTCTcctccgccgccatcgccacctCCCTCGCCAACGTCTCCGGATTCAGCCTCCTC ATTGGAATGGCAAGTGCATTGGAGACTCTATGTGGCCAAGCTTATGGGGCAAAACAATACCATAAACTAGGGGTATACACTTACAGAGCAGTAGTCACCCTCCTAGTGGTCTGCATCCCACTCTCACTTCTCTGGGTGTTCATGGACAAAATCCTGGTCCTCATAGGGCAGGACCCCCTGATTTCCCAGGGAGCCGGGAGGTACATGGTCTGGCTGATACCGGGTCTCTTTGCGAACGCGGTGATCCAGCCAATCACCAAGTTCCTGCAGACCCAGAGCCTGACATTCGCCCTGCTGCTGTCATCCGTCGCAACTCTGGCAATCCACATCCCTCTGTGCTATGTGATGGTGTTCAAGACTGGACTTGGATATACCGGAGCTGCATTGTCGATAAGCATATCTTACTGGCTGAATGTGTGTATGCTAGTGGCATACATCGCATTATCGAGTTCTTGTAAGGAAACACGCACGCCTCCTACAATCGAGGCCTTCAAGGGGGTGGATGTGTTCCTTCGTCTAGCTTTGCCCTCTGCACTGATGATATG TCTTGAATGGTGGTCATTTGAGCTCCTAATTCTCATGTCAGGGCTTCTACCTAACCCAGAGCTTCAAACCTCAGTGCTTTCAATCTG tctAACAAGTATAACAGCATTATACACTATACCTTTTGGACTCGGAGCTGCTGGAAG CACACGAGTGGCAAATGAACTGGGATCTGGGAACCCCGTAGGAGCTCGATCAGCGGTCCGCGTTGTGATGTCCATGGCGGTGATGGATGCGGTTATCGTGAGCGGAAGTCTTTTGGCGTCACGGCACCTCGTGGGCCGTGCGTACAGCAGCGAGGAGGAGGTCATCTCTTTCGTCGCAAGCATGGTTCCTTGGGTTTGCATCACTGTGGTCACTGATGCTCTACAAGGAGTCCTGTCAG GCATTGCACGAGGATGCGGATGGCAGCACCTGGGCGCGTACGTGAACCTCGGCTCGTTCTACCTGCTCGGGATCCCAATGGcgatcctcctcggcttcgTGCTACGCATGGGAGGGAGAGGGCTCTGGATGGGCGTCGTCTGCGGCTCCCTAACGCAGACCGCGCTCATGTCCGCCATCACGTTTTTCACCGACTGGCCGAAGATG GCAGAGAAGGCTAGAGAGAGGGTGTTCAACGAGAAGCCACCGGAGTCGGCATGTCTTCTGGAATAG